One stretch of Tepidibacter hydrothermalis DNA includes these proteins:
- a CDS encoding phosphoadenosine phosphosulfate reductase family protein: protein MIFYYCDKCQKIHDRTDYVEYKNGKYSCKACKENNRIHNITLKSKLYWCNDCNIPIHDQICGLCGKKGKYITTDLRPVFPEERLLLEVLQGEPFKYKDSSVWNGAGNRYIVDGKKLKITIKDLMKNDSNKVRQQIEENTNKNSYDKFNEYIKKFVQANKGRFNSIVSMSTDEINKDIKGYGFDQMFVSFSGGKDSTVVSDLVTKALSKPRIIHIFGDTTLEFPLTLEYVTRFRKNNRKTPMLVAKNKEKNFYDLCDVIGAPSRVMRWCCGIFKTGPINSKISSAFKNKKRILTFYGIRRSESVKRSNYERESESPKITKQKVVSPIIYWFDFDIWLYILSTGIDFNDAYRLGYSRVGCWCCPNNSDWATYLSRIYMLQQYNDWRNLLINFAKKIGKPDAEVYVDEGKWKARQGGNGISFSKNSIISFKPCANENDAFSYELRKEITEELYQLFKPFGYINKEIGNKRLGEVYVVDKNNNPIMRLQGRINSKTLKVTILKLPIHKAKSLTDAKKKIDAQITKYQMCMGCLGCESVCRFDAISVVKSASEKEAQNKKIKEKYEIDDNKCVRCGECVQHFDGGCYIRKVLAIKRGG, encoded by the coding sequence ATGATATTTTATTATTGTGATAAATGTCAAAAAATACACGATAGAACGGATTATGTAGAATATAAAAATGGAAAATATTCATGTAAAGCTTGTAAAGAGAATAATAGAATTCACAATATAACTCTTAAATCAAAGTTATATTGGTGTAATGATTGTAATATACCCATCCATGATCAAATATGTGGCTTATGTGGCAAAAAAGGTAAATATATAACGACAGATTTAAGACCAGTATTTCCAGAAGAAAGACTACTTTTAGAAGTGTTACAAGGAGAACCTTTTAAGTATAAAGATAGTTCTGTGTGGAATGGTGCAGGAAATAGATATATAGTTGATGGAAAAAAATTGAAAATAACTATAAAAGATTTAATGAAAAATGATTCTAATAAAGTTAGACAACAAATAGAAGAAAATACAAATAAGAATTCATATGATAAATTTAATGAATACATTAAAAAGTTTGTACAAGCTAATAAAGGTAGATTTAACTCTATAGTAAGCATGTCAACAGATGAAATAAATAAAGATATTAAAGGGTATGGTTTTGATCAAATGTTTGTTTCTTTTAGTGGAGGTAAAGACTCAACCGTTGTTAGTGATTTGGTTACAAAGGCATTAAGTAAGCCTAGAATTATTCATATATTTGGAGACACTACATTAGAGTTTCCTCTGACTTTGGAATATGTTACAAGATTTAGAAAAAATAATAGAAAAACTCCTATGTTAGTTGCTAAAAATAAAGAAAAAAATTTCTATGATTTATGTGATGTAATAGGAGCTCCTAGCAGAGTTATGAGATGGTGTTGTGGTATTTTTAAAACAGGACCCATAAATAGTAAAATAAGTTCGGCTTTTAAAAATAAAAAAAGGATATTAACATTTTATGGAATAAGGAGAAGTGAATCTGTAAAAAGAAGTAACTATGAAAGAGAAAGTGAAAGTCCTAAAATTACTAAGCAGAAAGTAGTATCTCCTATTATATATTGGTTCGATTTTGATATTTGGCTTTATATACTATCGACGGGCATAGATTTTAATGATGCATATAGATTAGGATATTCACGTGTTGGATGCTGGTGCTGTCCTAATAATAGTGATTGGGCAACGTATTTATCAAGGATATATATGTTACAACAGTATAATGACTGGAGAAATTTATTAATAAACTTTGCAAAAAAAATAGGAAAGCCTGATGCAGAAGTTTACGTTGATGAAGGAAAATGGAAGGCTAGACAAGGTGGAAATGGAATTTCGTTTAGTAAAAATTCCATTATTTCATTTAAGCCTTGTGCAAATGAAAATGATGCTTTTAGTTATGAGTTAAGAAAAGAAATAACAGAGGAATTATATCAGTTATTTAAACCTTTTGGATATATTAATAAAGAAATAGGAAATAAGAGATTAGGTGAAGTTTACGTTGTTGATAAAAATAATAATCCGATAATGAGGCTTCAAGGAAGGATAAATAGTAAGACACTGAAAGTAACTATATTAAAACTTCCCATACACAAGGCTAAAAGCTTAACGGATGCTAAGAAAAAAATAGATGCACAAATTACAAAATATCAAATGTGTATGGGGTGTTTAGGCTGTGAAAGTGTATGTAGGTTTGATGCAATATCTGTTGTTAAATCTGCAAGTGAAAAAGAAGCTCAAAATAAAAAGATAAAAGAAAAATATGAGATAGATGATAATAAGTGTGTTAGATGTGGAGAATGTGTTCAGCATTTTGACGGTGGTTGTTATATAAGAAAAGTACTAGCTATAAAGAGAGGAGGTTAG
- a CDS encoding DUF4007 family protein: MSNITKIKIKGHESFYIREGWLSKGMKSINEDSSLFSNKFATDTLGVGSNMVKSIRYWLQVCGLTEEISGYKGKREQFLTDSLGRIIFEKDPYFEDIFSLWLVHYKLASNRELSTTWYLFYNDFKVEEFTKEDLLDGMKLALDRIDANLIYSEKSLQDDCSCLIKTYCLDDSTEKNPEDNLICPLTDIVLIKRKKTFDKREYYVKCTPSIDKLDKLVILYVILDNIKDNKTTIDSLLNNNCNVGKIFNLNRNILNEYLDILKNDGYIEINRTAGLDTIYVKDITKEEVLNRYYEQL, encoded by the coding sequence GTGAGCAATATAACTAAAATAAAAATTAAAGGTCACGAAAGTTTCTATATAAGAGAAGGCTGGCTTAGTAAAGGTATGAAAAGTATTAATGAAGATTCAAGTTTATTTTCGAATAAATTTGCTACGGATACTTTAGGGGTAGGAAGTAATATGGTGAAGTCTATAAGATATTGGCTTCAAGTATGTGGATTAACAGAAGAAATAAGCGGTTATAAAGGAAAAAGAGAGCAGTTTTTAACTGATAGTTTAGGTAGAATAATATTTGAAAAAGATCCATACTTTGAAGATATATTTTCATTATGGTTAGTTCATTATAAATTGGCTTCAAATAGAGAATTAAGTACAACATGGTATTTGTTCTATAATGATTTTAAAGTTGAAGAATTTACTAAAGAAGATTTATTAGATGGAATGAAGTTAGCATTAGATAGAATAGATGCTAATTTAATTTATTCTGAAAAATCACTGCAAGATGATTGTAGTTGTTTAATAAAAACTTATTGTTTAGATGATAGTACAGAAAAAAATCCAGAAGATAATCTTATTTGTCCTTTAACAGATATTGTATTAATAAAAAGAAAAAAGACTTTTGATAAAAGAGAGTATTATGTAAAATGTACACCTAGTATTGATAAATTAGATAAGTTAGTCATACTATACGTTATATTAGATAATATAAAAGATAATAAAACTACTATTGATAGTTTATTAAATAATAATTGTAATGTTGGTAAGATTTTTAATCTAAATAGAAATATATTAAATGAATATTTAGATATATTAAAAAATGATGGATATATAGAAATAAATAGAACGGCAGGATTAGATACAATATATGTTAAAGATATTACTAAGGAAGAAGTTTTAAATAGGTATTACGAGCAACTTTAA
- a CDS encoding aminotransferase class V-fold PLP-dependent enzyme codes for MLDNIVYLDNAATTFPKPERVYEQMDKVGRAYGVNAGRSSYKLAKMANKLIDETKSELGSLVNTNENDIVFSPSATIAFNQILQGLDFKTINNVYVTPFEHNAVMRTLNFLQKKYKFDIIIIPFDNKTFELDKSKLKIKFANNNPDIIIMSHVSNVTGYILPIEEIIQVASKYQPIVILDAAQSLGLISIDLSKLDVDFLVFAGHKTLYGPFGIAGFINNYKKGNLNEYILGGTGSDSLNLNMPEEGPLRYEAGSQNINAVAGLNASLKWIKETGVENIFRKKKILTEKIISKLQKLYDINLYIPNNLDRHIGIVSFCLGDYNSNELGQILDEEFNISVRSGYHCSPFMQEFLQTQHNSGTVRISLGYFNSEEDIDKLIESLEELE; via the coding sequence GTGTTAGATAACATTGTTTATTTAGATAATGCAGCAACTACTTTTCCAAAACCTGAAAGAGTATATGAACAAATGGATAAAGTAGGTAGAGCATATGGAGTAAATGCAGGTAGAAGTTCCTATAAGTTAGCTAAAATGGCAAACAAACTTATAGATGAAACAAAAAGTGAGTTAGGCAGTTTAGTTAATACAAATGAAAATGATATAGTTTTTTCACCATCAGCAACTATTGCTTTTAATCAAATTTTACAAGGGCTAGATTTTAAAACCATAAATAACGTGTATGTTACTCCTTTTGAACATAATGCTGTTATGAGAACATTAAATTTTTTACAAAAAAAATATAAGTTTGATATAATAATTATCCCATTTGATAATAAAACATTTGAATTAGATAAAAGCAAACTTAAAATAAAGTTTGCAAATAATAATCCTGATATAATAATTATGTCACATGTAAGTAATGTAACAGGATATATCTTACCTATAGAAGAAATTATACAAGTTGCAAGTAAATATCAACCAATAGTTATCTTGGATGCAGCACAATCTCTTGGATTGATATCTATAGATTTATCAAAGTTAGATGTAGACTTTTTGGTATTTGCAGGACATAAAACACTATATGGTCCTTTTGGAATAGCAGGTTTTATTAATAACTATAAAAAGGGTAATTTAAATGAATATATATTAGGTGGAACAGGTTCTGATTCTCTAAATTTAAATATGCCTGAAGAGGGACCTCTAAGATATGAAGCAGGAAGTCAAAATATAAATGCTGTAGCTGGGTTAAATGCATCCTTAAAATGGATTAAGGAAACAGGTGTTGAAAATATATTTAGAAAAAAGAAGATTTTAACAGAAAAGATAATAAGTAAATTACAAAAATTATATGATATAAATTTATATATACCAAATAATTTAGACAGGCATATTGGAATAGTATCTTTTTGTTTAGGAGATTATAATTCAAATGAATTAGGTCAAATTTTAGATGAAGAATTTAATATATCAGTAAGAAGTGGTTATCATTGTTCTCCATTTATGCAAGAGTTTCTACAAACTCAACATAACTCAGGAACAGTAAGAATTAGTTTAGGCTATTTTAATAGTGAAGAAGATATTGATAAGTTAATAGAATCTTTAGAAGAATTAGAGTAA